From Etheostoma spectabile isolate EspeVRDwgs_2016 chromosome 8, UIUC_Espe_1.0, whole genome shotgun sequence, a single genomic window includes:
- the LOC116694206 gene encoding 1-phosphatidylinositol 4,5-bisphosphate phosphodiesterase zeta-1 isoform X5, whose product MTLLILTFHLGSLARESRSMTFEGFLRYMESKDCCVFDQAHTSVYQYMDQPLTNYFISSSHNTYLTGDQLVGKSHLDAYVWALRKGCRCLEIDCWDGPDMEPVVYHGYTLTTKIFFKDVITTVEQHAFEVSAYPVILSLENHCSKEQQEVIAQYLISILGEKLLRTPLDHPTTGDIPSPNDLKYKILIKNKKLKPPIKTEDAAGTQAEESVDEGEGEEEEDDLEDEDQQTKAKFWSPRKAGSKTKKKKVAKALSDLVVYTGSVKFISFSHSKDNQNYYENTSMAEKKARKLAKASGADFVEHNQKFLSRIYPAGSRTSSSNYNPQEFWNVGSQLVALNFQSLGLPMDLNDGRFQDNGGCGYVRKPAVLMPSQRRFDPSCSQHRQKPTHLLLKVISGSNLPISRSGKGLDSFVRVEMHGIASDSHRKNTNTVKNNSLRPHWDADMNFSISVPELCLVRFCVREQTGLLSSEFVGQYTLPFTSLKKGYRWVPLRSRDGCSLDPATLFVFVWYS is encoded by the exons CCAGAGAAAGCAGGTCCATGACATTTGAAGGATTCCTCAGGTACATGGAGTCCAAAGACTGCTGCGTGTTTGACCAGGCCCACACATCTGTGTACCAATACATGGACCAACCTCTCACCAATTACTTCATCTCCTCATCACACAACACCTACCTGACTGGAGATCAGCTAGTAGGAAAGAGCCACCTGGATGCATATGTTTG GGCTCTGAGGAAAGGCTGTCGCTGTCTGGAGATTGACTGCTGGGATGGGCCAGACATGGAGCCTGTAGTCTACCATGGCTACACCCTGACCACCAAGATATTCTTTAAGGACGTCATCACCACTGTGGAGCAACATGCCTTTGAG GTGTCTGCTTACCCGGTGATCCTGTCATTAGAAAACCACTGCTCCAAGGAACAGCAGGAGGTCATTGCCCAGTACCTCATATCTATCCTGGGGGAAAAACTGCTGAGAACTCCCTTGGATCACCCAACTACTGGAGACATCCCAAGCCCAAAT GACCTGAAGTATAAGATCCTCATCAAGAATAAAAAGCTAAAGCCTCCCATTAAGACGGAGGATGCAGCAGGGACACAGGCAGAGGAGAGTGTagatgagggagagggagaggaggaggaggatgatttGGAGGACGAGGATCAGCAAACCAAAGCAAAGTTCTGGTCTCCCAGAAAGGCAgggtcaaaaacaaaa AAGAAGAAGGTGGCAAAGGCTTTATCTGACCTGGTCGTATACACCGGGTCTGTTAAGTTCATCAGCTTCAGTCATTCCAAGGACAATCAGAACTACTATGAGAACACATCAATGGCAGAGAAGAAAGCTCGCAAGCTAGCCAAAGCCTCAG GTGCCGACTTTGTTGAGCACAACCAGAAGTTCCTCAGCAGGATTTACCCAGCTGGCTCGAGGACATCTTCTTCCAACTACAACCCTCAGGAGTTTTGGAACGTCGGCTCACAGCTTG TGGCTCTCAATTTCCAGTCTCTGGGCTTGCCTATGGACCTTAATGATGGCCGCTTCCAGGACAACGGCGGCTGTGGATACGTCCGGAAGCCAGCAGTGCTCATGCCCAGTCAGAGGCGCTTTGATCCCAGCTGCAGCCAGCACAGACAGAAACCCACCCACCTGCTGCTAAAG GTGATCAGTGGGTCCAACCTACCCATCTCCAGGAGTGGCAAAGGTCTGGACTCCTTTGTCAGAGTGGAAATGCATGGGATTGCATCCGACTcccacagaaaaaacacaaatactgtGAAAAACAACT CGCTGAGACCTCACTGGGATGCTGACATGAACTTCAGCATCAGCGTCCCCGAGCTCTGCCTTGTCCGCTTCTGTGTCCGAGAGCAAACCGGCCTCCTCAGCAGTGAATTTGTGGGCCAGTACACCCTGCCCTTCACCAGCCTGAAGAAAG GCTACCGCTGGGTCCCTCTCCGGTCCCGAGACGGATGCAGCCTGGATCCAGCCACCCTCTTCGTCTTTGTTTGGTATTCCTAA
- the LOC116694206 gene encoding 1-phosphatidylinositol 4,5-bisphosphate phosphodiesterase zeta-1 isoform X4, producing MEITANEEMAESLIDRYEIEETARESRSMTFEGFLRYMESKDCCVFDQAHTSVYQYMDQPLTNYFISSSHNTYLTGDQLVGKSHLDAYVWALRKGCRCLEIDCWDGPDMEPVVYHGYTLTTKIFFKDVITTVEQHAFEVSAYPVILSLENHCSKEQQEVIAQYLISILGEKLLRTPLDHPTTGDIPSPNDLKYKILIKNKKLKPPIKTEDAAGTQAEESVDEGEGEEEEDDLEDEDQQTKAKFWSPRKAGSKTKKKKVAKALSDLVVYTGSVKFISFSHSKDNQNYYENTSMAEKKARKLAKASGADFVEHNQKFLSRIYPAGSRTSSSNYNPQEFWNVGSQLVALNFQSLGLPMDLNDGRFQDNGGCGYVRKPAVLMPSQRRFDPSCSQHRQKPTHLLLKVISGSNLPISRSGKGLDSFVRVEMHGIASDSHRKNTNTVKNNSLRPHWDADMNFSISVPELCLVRFCVREQTGLLSSEFVGQYTLPFTSLKKGYRWVPLRSRDGCSLDPATLFVFVWYS from the exons CCAGAGAAAGCAGGTCCATGACATTTGAAGGATTCCTCAGGTACATGGAGTCCAAAGACTGCTGCGTGTTTGACCAGGCCCACACATCTGTGTACCAATACATGGACCAACCTCTCACCAATTACTTCATCTCCTCATCACACAACACCTACCTGACTGGAGATCAGCTAGTAGGAAAGAGCCACCTGGATGCATATGTTTG GGCTCTGAGGAAAGGCTGTCGCTGTCTGGAGATTGACTGCTGGGATGGGCCAGACATGGAGCCTGTAGTCTACCATGGCTACACCCTGACCACCAAGATATTCTTTAAGGACGTCATCACCACTGTGGAGCAACATGCCTTTGAG GTGTCTGCTTACCCGGTGATCCTGTCATTAGAAAACCACTGCTCCAAGGAACAGCAGGAGGTCATTGCCCAGTACCTCATATCTATCCTGGGGGAAAAACTGCTGAGAACTCCCTTGGATCACCCAACTACTGGAGACATCCCAAGCCCAAAT GACCTGAAGTATAAGATCCTCATCAAGAATAAAAAGCTAAAGCCTCCCATTAAGACGGAGGATGCAGCAGGGACACAGGCAGAGGAGAGTGTagatgagggagagggagaggaggaggaggatgatttGGAGGACGAGGATCAGCAAACCAAAGCAAAGTTCTGGTCTCCCAGAAAGGCAgggtcaaaaacaaaa AAGAAGAAGGTGGCAAAGGCTTTATCTGACCTGGTCGTATACACCGGGTCTGTTAAGTTCATCAGCTTCAGTCATTCCAAGGACAATCAGAACTACTATGAGAACACATCAATGGCAGAGAAGAAAGCTCGCAAGCTAGCCAAAGCCTCAG GTGCCGACTTTGTTGAGCACAACCAGAAGTTCCTCAGCAGGATTTACCCAGCTGGCTCGAGGACATCTTCTTCCAACTACAACCCTCAGGAGTTTTGGAACGTCGGCTCACAGCTTG TGGCTCTCAATTTCCAGTCTCTGGGCTTGCCTATGGACCTTAATGATGGCCGCTTCCAGGACAACGGCGGCTGTGGATACGTCCGGAAGCCAGCAGTGCTCATGCCCAGTCAGAGGCGCTTTGATCCCAGCTGCAGCCAGCACAGACAGAAACCCACCCACCTGCTGCTAAAG GTGATCAGTGGGTCCAACCTACCCATCTCCAGGAGTGGCAAAGGTCTGGACTCCTTTGTCAGAGTGGAAATGCATGGGATTGCATCCGACTcccacagaaaaaacacaaatactgtGAAAAACAACT CGCTGAGACCTCACTGGGATGCTGACATGAACTTCAGCATCAGCGTCCCCGAGCTCTGCCTTGTCCGCTTCTGTGTCCGAGAGCAAACCGGCCTCCTCAGCAGTGAATTTGTGGGCCAGTACACCCTGCCCTTCACCAGCCTGAAGAAAG GCTACCGCTGGGTCCCTCTCCGGTCCCGAGACGGATGCAGCCTGGATCCAGCCACCCTCTTCGTCTTTGTTTGGTATTCCTAA